Below is a window of Clostridiales bacterium DNA.
GGCGTTCAGGACAACCGTATTGCCGTACCGGACGCGCAGCACCTTCGCGGCGCCCGCATATCCCATCATCTCATCGGTCCATTCGGCTCCGCCCGCGTCGGTCACGGATTCATCCACTGCCAGCGGAATATCGTCCCCGGTGTAAACGGGCAGCGTATAACCGGCGGATACCTTCGTGTAATTATGGGAAATCCGCTCGCTGACAAAGATCTCCCCGCCGGTCGTTTCCCCGGCAGCTGCCGCGCATCCGGAAAATGCGATGCAGATCGCCGCAATCCATCCTGCCGCCCTTCGTCCCGTGTTCTTCACGCCTGCCATGTGTTTCTCCCCCGTGCCTGAACGGTCTTCCGTCTGTCAGTCGCTTTGTTAACATTATCGTTAACATGATCGTTAATGTTTTTGGGTAAATTACTATTGTACTTTTGTTGTCCACATGATATAATGCCGTCAGAAAAAAGTCAACCGTTTTCAGAAATTTTTTGTCCGGTTCCGATGAAGCCCTTGATATTCAACGGTTTCATGCATTTTGTCGGTTTCCCGCCTGCCGGTCATCATTCCTGGAGGATGATTGAAATGAGATTGCTTTCCCTCTTTTTGGTTTTCTTCATGCTGCTCCCCGTTTTTTCCGCAGGTGCGGAAGAGGATTACTCCCCTTCTGTGGAAGGGATTGCCCTCGGCGCGGTCAACGCCCGCACCGCCGTGCATGATCCGTCCATTATTGCAGCGGACGGGGCATACTACATTTTCGGTTCCCACATGGCGGCCGCCCGCTCCGAAAATCTCCGTTCCTGGACAGTGGTGGCCACCGGCTATTATTCCGGCAACCGTGTCTGGGGGGATATTTTCGCTGAGGACAGCCATGTGTTCGATTATGCCGGCGGTCCGTCCAGCCTGATTCCCACCGATGACAGGAGGCATCACGTCTGGGCGCCGGATGTCATATACAACAAAACCATGGGCAAGTACGTCATGTACTACTGCACCTCTTCCACCTGGAACGCTTCCAATATATGCTTCGGCATCTCTGATTCCGTTGAGGGGCCCTACACCTGGCAGGGCCGCATCGTCTGCTCCGGGTTTGACAAGCGGATTGCCGCGCAGACGGACGCGGCGCAGGTCGTCGGGGAGGACTGGATCAAATCCCGCTACCTCACCCTGGCCGGCGGCTACAATTTCCGGGAATGGCCCAACGCCATCGATCCGTCCGTCTTTTACGACGCGGACGGCCGCATGTGGATGGTCTATGGTTCATGGTCCGGCGGCATTTTCATTCTGGAAATCGATCCGGCCACAGGGTATGCCATCCATCCGGAAGCAGATGACGCAGCCGGCATCGACCCTTATTTCGGCAAACGCCTGCTCGGCGGCGGGCACCACTCCATCGAGGGGCCGTACATCCTTTACGACGAGGCCGCCGGGTGGTATTATCTCTTTGTCTCCTATGGCGAGCTCCAGGCGCACGGCGGTTACCAGATCCGGGTCTTCCGTTCCCGTACGCCGGACGGGGAATATGAGGATATGAACGGCACCCGTCCCGGCAAATCCGCCCACGCTCCCTTCGGGCTCAAGCTTTCCGGTAACTACATCCTGCCCTCCGTACGTACCGCCTACATGGCTACCGGTCATAACAGCGCCCTGATCGATGCAGACGGCAAGCGGTACATCTGCTATCACACCCGTTTTGCCAACGGTTCGGAAGGCCACCTTCCCATGGTCAAGCAGTACGGGCTCAACGCGGAAGGCTGGCCGTGCCCCCTTCCCTATGCCACCCGGAAGGAAGACCTGCCCGATACCGTGGACCCCGCTTCCGTCCCCGGCCGCTATTATGTTATCAACCAGGGGACGTATATCAGCGATAAAATTGCTGAACCCTTCATCCTGTACCTCCGCGGGGACGGAACCGTCGGCGGGGAAACCCTGTCCGGTACCTGGCATGTGGAGGATGGCTCTGCGTTCCTCCGCCTGTCCCTCGGCGGTACCGAGTACAGCGGCATCCTGGCCCGCATGCAGGATGACGCCGGAACCGAAGTTTCCGTTTTCTCTGCTGTCGGGAACAACGAGAGCATCTGGGGTGTAAAGTATGACGAATAAGGTGCGCTCCGTTCTCGGGCGCGTACTGCAGTTCCTGGTAGTCACCGCCGGAATCTTCGCCTGGTGGATGGCGGTTCTGCTGCTGGTTTCCGTCTTCACCGTCAACATCTGGCATATTGCCTTTACTTCCATCGTATTCATTTCGCTCGGGCTCACCGGAATCTGCGCCGCCGTTTACCTGGCGGTCATGCTTCGCCGGGCCCGGCCGTCAGGAGGTGCCTGAACTTGGGCAAGGATCCGAACAGACCGGTCACCCTGCAGGATATCGCGAAGGCCACCGGGTATACGATCAACACCGTTTCCCGCGCTCTCAAGGACAAGGATGACATTTCCCGTGAAACCTGCGCCTATATCCAACGGGTCGCCCGGGAGATGGGCTATGTCCGCAATTACCTGGCCAGTTCCCTTCGTTCCGGGCGGACAAAAACGCTGGCGATGATCGCCGGGTCCATGATGAACCCGTTCTATGCCATCCTGATGGACCTGATCCAGCGGGAAGCGGTTCAGTACGGCTACACGCTCTTTATTCTCTGCTCGCAGGATGATCCGGAAGCTGAGCTGAAAGCGGTGCAGATGGCCCTTTCCCGCCAGGTGGACGGCATTCTCATCACCCCATGTTCCTTTGAATCCCCCGCTCTGTCCCTCCTGCGGGAATCCCATATCCCCTTTGTCCTCCTCAGCCGTTTCCAGGAAGGATCCCGGGACGACTGTGTCTACTGTAACGATGAGGAAGGCGGCTACCTGGCTGCCCGCCACCTGATCGAAACCGGTCACCGCAAAGTGGCCATGCTGTCCCACCGCCAGGTGGTCTTCTCCTCCCGCAAGCGCTTCACGGGCTTCCGGCAGGCCTGCCTGGATGCCGGCATTCCGGAGGAGGATATCGGCTATGCCTGCCTGCAGGATCCGGATGAAATTCTCGCTCAGCTGAAAGCCTGGATCGCCGCCGGATTCAACGGGCTGTTCTCCTTCTGTGATGTGGAAGCCTGGGGCACCATTACCTTGCTGGAAAACAATGGCTTCCGCGTGCCGGACGACCTGCACGTCATCGGCTTTGACAATATCCTCGGATACATCAACTTCACAAAGCCGATCTGCTCCGTGGACTGCCACCTGCAAGATGAAGCGCGCATCGCGATCGAGCTTATCCGCAACCGGATCCATGACCCGTCGCTTCCACCGCAGCAGGTCATCATCCCGGTCGACTTTGTCTCCCGGTGCCGCTGAGCCCGGCATCCGGAAAAATACGGAAAACATACAGCCCGGAGGAATCTCCGGGCTGTTCACCATTTGCAATATCCGTCAAAAACATGTAAAATACGCGGCATACGGAGGTGATTGTTCATGTGGCACCTGGTCAGTGATACCAGCAGTGATCTCTACACGGTTGAGGGCGGCGAAGGCGTCTTCGATTTTGCCACCATTCCCTTCTCCATCCGCATCGGCGGCAAGGAATACATGGATGACGAAAACATCAATATCGATGAAATGCTGACGGCGAATGAAAACCATGCCGAACAGGCGCAGACCTCCTGCCCCTCCCCGGAGGAATTCGGCGAAAAGTTCCGCGCTCCCGGTCCCGTCATCGCGTTCACGATTTCCAGTGCCCTCTCGGGCACCTACAACAGCGCCTGCATCGCCCGGGATATGATTCTGGAGGAAGAACCGGACAAGCAGATCGCCGTCATTGACAGCAAGGCCACCGGTCCCGAAGAGGCAATGCTGATCCTGAAAGCCCGGGATCTGATCCTCGCCGGCACTCCCTTCGCGGAGATCGAATCCGCCCTGAACCAGGCAGCCGCGAAGATCCATACGATTTTTGCCCTGTCCTCCTATCATAACCTGATCAAATCCGGCCGTGTCAGCCGTCTCATCGGCTTTATCGCCGGCCACCTCGGCTTCTGGGGCATCGGCATCGGCTCCGATGAAGGTGAAATCGTCATCCGCGGCAAAGCCCGGGGCGAAAAGTCCATGGTCCGCTTCCTGGTGGATGAGATTGCCCGCATTGGTCTGGCCGGCAAGGAAATCCTCATCAGCCACTGCATGAACAGCGAAAGCGCCCAGCTCCTCAAGAAGGCGCTGGAGGAACGCTTTGAAGGCATCCGCGTCGCCATCATGGCCACCCGCGGGCTCGACAGCTTCTACGCCGAGCGCCACGGCCTGATCATCGGTTTCTGATTCCCGGAAATGAAAACTGCCCGGAGGCATCTGCCTCCGGGCATCCTCTTTTTTTATGACAGCTGCAGCTGGTACAGCTTCTTGTAGATTCCATCCAGGGCCAGCAGCTCCTGATGGGTGCCGGTCTCGCGGATCCGTCCGTGGTGCATCACGATAATCCGGTCGCAGTGCTGGATGGTGGAAAGCCGGTGCGCCACCATGATGCTGGTGCGCCCCTTCATCAGGCGGGTCACCGCCTCCTGGATCCACTGCTCCGTTTCCGTGTCGATGTTCGCGGTGGCCTCATCCAGAATCAGGATTGCCGGGTCATAGGCCAGCGTCCGGGCAAAGGAAAGCAGCTGTCGCTGCCCGGCAGAATAGGTCGCGCCGCGCTCGGTCACCCGGGTGGCATATCCGTCCGGCAGGCGGTCGATAAACCGGGCGGCATTGACTTCCTTCGCTGCTTCCCGGATTGCCTCATCCGATATGGTTTCATCCCGCAGGCGGATATTCGAAGCGATATCCCCGGTAAACAGGAATACATCCTGCTGTACCTGGCCGACCGCCCGGCGGATCTGTTCCCGGCTCATCTTCCGGATGTCCGTGTCGTCGATCCGGATGGTGCCTTTCTGGATATCATAATACCGGCCGATCAGGTTCAGGATGGAGCTTTTTCCCGCGCCGGTTGCGCCGACAAACGCGACGGACTGGCCGGGTTCAATCGTGAAGCTGACGTCCTTCAGTACCCAGTCGTCTTCCTTTCCGCTGTAGGAGAACCACACATGGTCGAAGGTGATCTTTCCCCGAATCTCCGGAAGGATCACCGGATGATCTTCTTCCGCAATAGCCGGTTTGGTATCCAGCAAGGTAAAGATTTTCTCGGAAGCGGAGATTGCGCTCTGCAGGCTTGTAAACTGCTCCGCCAGTTCCTGGATTGGCTGGTAGAAAGAGTTGATATACTGCAGGAAGATGTATAGCGTACCAATGGTAATGGTCCCGCCGAGCACCTCCGCCCCGCCGGTCACCATGATGATCATCAGGGCGATCACACTCAGCAGGATAATGCCCGGGCGGAATACTGCAAACACCATCATCTCGCGGAAGCTGGCCTTGTAAAGGCTGTCATTCTTCTCTTCAAACTCACGGTATTTGCGTTCCTCCCGGCCGAAGACACGGATAATCTTCATTCCGCTCAGGTGCTCGGACAGGAAGGTGTTCAGTGCCGCCAGCCGGGTGCGCATCAGGCGGTAGGTCCGCCGGCTGATCAGCCGGAATACCAGCGTCATCACCGCCACCACCGGTACCAGCACAAAGCTGTACAGTGCCATGCGCGGGTTCATCGCAATCATGATCACGGCCAGGCCGATCATCTTCACCACGTTCCGGAAAAGTTTCACCAGGATGTTCGAGAACACCTCGTTGATCGCTTCCACGTCATTGGTCAGCCGGGTCACGATCTTTCCGACCGGTGTGGTGTCGAAAAACCGCATGGTCAGCTTCTCCACATGGGTGAACAGTTCATTCCGGATGTCGTAGATGATATCCTGCCCCATTTTCTGCAGCATCAGTGTCTGGATCCGGGTGAACGCAAACAGGAGCAGCACAACGCCCAGGTACAGCGCACCCGCTTTCAGCACACCGCTGTAGCGTTCCTCCGCCTGTTCCCCGGCTTCCCACTGTTCCCGGCCTTCCACCAGGAGAACTTCGCTCTTTTCCCCGGTGATATAGCGGTCAATGGCGTCGCCGATAATGATCGGCTTGACCAGCTCAAGGCCCGTCAGTGCCAGCACCAGCACCAGGCAGATGACAAAGGTCCGTCGGTACGGCTTCAGATACTTCAGCAGCCGTTTCATGGGGTTGCCTTCATAGTGGATATCCTGCTGTTCCTCGTCATTCACCCGCAGCAGTGAGGCAAACCGTTCCTTCAGGGAACGCTTTTCCGTACTCATACCGTCTCACCTCCCGCCGTTTCCACTTCCGGGAGGTCCGGATGGTCTTCCTGCAGCTGTTTCTCCAGCTGCTGCTTGTCATAGATGGACCGGTACAGCCCGCCGCGCGCCATCAGTTCGTCGTGCGTGCCATATTCCGCCGGTTTCCCGTCCTCCAGCACCAGGATATGGTCCGCGTGCTGGATCGTGGAAATCCGGTGGGCGATAATCAGGGTTGTCTTTCCCCGGCGTGCTTCCTTCAGCCGGGTCAGGATCCGTTCTTCCGTATCCGTATCCACGGCGCTCAGCGAATCATCCAGGATCAGGACAGGTGCGTTCTTCATCAGCGCCCGCGCAATCGAAATCCGCTGCTTCTGGCCGCCGGACACCGTCACGCCGCGCTCGCCGAGCAGGGTCTGGTACTTGTCCGGAAACTCCATGATATTCTCATGGACGTCCGCAGCCTTCGCGGCTTCCATTGTCTCCGCTTCGGTGGCGGCTTCCACGCCGAAAGCGATATTGTTATGGATTGTATCGCTGAACAGGAAGGAATCCTGCGGTACATAGGCAATGTCCCGGTGCAGCACCTGCAGCGGAATTTTCCGCAGCGGATGTCCGTCCACCCGGATCATGTCCGGATCTTCGGTATCCCACAGCCGCTCCAGCAGGTTCATCATTGTGGTTTTTCCGCATCCGGTCCGGCCGATCACGGCCAGTGTTTCCCCGGCGGGAACATGCACCGATACATGCTCCAGCGCCGGATGATCCTCCGGCGCGCCGGGATACCGGAAGGTCAGATCCCGGAATTCAATGTCGCCCTTCAGGGATGTGACCGCGGGGTCTCCCTCATCCACGATCTCCGGCTTTTCATCCAGGATGGAGCTGATCCGCCGCAGGGATGCCAGTCCCTGGCTCAGGCCGGAAATGCTTTCTCCCACGGCGATCATCGGCCAGATCAGCATGGTGACATAGCTGTTGAACGCCACAAACTGCCCGATGGTAATCTCGCCGAATATGGCCAGCCGCCCGCCATACACCAGCGTCAGCAGCAGGGAAATCCCGACAATCAGGTCCAGCAGCGGCAGGACCAGCGCCATCAGCCTGACCACATTCAGGTTTTTCTCCCGGCTGTTGTCGTTGGCTTTGGCAAAAGCGGCAAGTTCCTTCCGTTCCTGTACAAATCCCTTGATCACCCGAATACCGGAGATCGCTTCCTGCACCTGGTCCGTCAGGCCGGAAAATGCTTCCTGCCGGGCCAGGAACCGCCGGTGCATCTGTTTTCCGAACCATATATTCCCGAAGATGATCACAATCAGCGGAATCACTGCCACCAGTGTCAGCTTGATACTCACAAACCGGATCATGTTCATCAGCACCAGTATGAGCATCACGGTCGCGTCAAAGGTTGTAACCATCGTCCCGCCCAGCAGCCCGCGGATCGCGCCCAGGTCGTTCGTAAACCGGGCCATCAGGTCGCCGGTCTTATGCTCGTTGTACCAGGACATGGACATGTTTTCCAGGTGGCTGAACAGCCGGCCCCGCAGGTCCCGCTCAGTCATCCGGGCACTTCCGAACAGGAAAAAGCGCCACAAAAAACGCCCGATGTTAATCGCTGCGCCCATGCCAAGCAGGCGTATGGCAATGCCCCATACGCCGCCCATGTCAAGGGTTCCGGCGGTCAGCCCGTCCGTCAGTTCCCCGCTCAGGAGAGGAACATTGGCGTTTACCTGGTCCACCAGGAAAAGCGCCGCCAGACCGAGGATATACCGCCACCAGTATTTCCCGACATAATGGAATGCCAGTTTCAGTTCACGAGCCATATTGTCTCCTTCCGTGTTGGAACGATAGTCTATCCTTTTGCTTCCATATTGTCAAGATACTTCCGCCGGTGGCCTTATGCGTGTCCCTTTCATTGCCATTCTTCCCCATATATGATAAAATAATTAGGATATGTATCAATTAAAGGAGGCTGCTATGCGCAGACCATTTGCCCTGTTACTGCTGATCATCCTGCTCTGCCCCGTCACCGGCCTGGCCGGCAGTGATGACTTCCTGCTGGGGGTAAAACCCGCCCCGTCGGATATCACCCCGGCTTACCGCAGCGAATACCGCCCGAGCCACGAAAACTGCTACTGGTGCACCCCCATGAACCTCGATGATGAAGAGGCTGTCTGGGGTATGCTCACCGCGCCGGTCACCGTTTTGGACATCAACATGAACAAACAGACTGTCCTGTATGCCGAGCCGGATGAATCCGGAGAAGCCATCGGCATGGTCACCGGGCAGAGCCAGGCGCTTCACGTCCTGGAACAGTATGACAACGGCTGGTCCCTGGTGGAAACCTACTCCACCAGTTTCCACGACAGCAAGGTGAAAAACTTCAACGCCTTTGTCACCGGATATATCCAGACCAAAAAGCTCAAGCAGGTCAAAGTCAACCAGAACTACGGCATCATCATTGACAAGCTGACCCAGCGCCTGTACCTGTTCAAAGACGGACATCTGGAGACTTCCTTGGCCGTTTCCACCGGCCTGTACAACAGCAAACAGCCCTACAACGAAACCCGTTCCGGCGAATACCTGATCATCTACACCAAAACCGGCGCCCTCATTGACGGGAACATGCACTGCGACTATGCGCTGAAGTTCAACGCCGCCGATTACCTGCATGAGGTTCCGTACATCACAAATGCCGACGGCACCAAAAACTACAAGCCCTATGAGCCGAAGCTGGGCTCCCGTGCCAGCCACGGATGCATCCGTACCCAGAAGAACAAAAACGCCGACGGATACAGCATGAAGATCCTCGCGGACCTCATCAAAAAGCGGAAGGATACCAACTGTGTCAAAATGGTCATCTGGGAGGATTATGAAGGCCGTGAGGTCATGATTCCGGATGATGATACCCCGCTGTACTACAACCCCAACGGCGGAAGTATGTATCATTCGGTGGCCGACTGTGCCAGCGTAAAAAAGAAATTCCTGCCGCTCACGCAGTTCACCTACGGCGAACTGGATGAATCCCCTTATTCAAAGCTGACCATCTGCCCCTACTGCATGCCCACACCCCGGAAGGCGGACCTGGAAGCCATCAACCAGGAGCATCAGGATTCCTCTCCCGGCGATGTCATGTCCTATCACAATAAGTAAGTACCACCGGACCATAAGGGAGGAAATGCCATGAAGAACCTGAGCAACCGTGGAAAACTGCTGATCGCCTTTGCGCTGATCGTGGTCATCGCCGTTGCGGCGATTATTGCCGGAAATCTCAACCGCCGCGATAACGGGCCTGCCGCGCTGACACCTCCGGTAAACGTGACA
It encodes the following:
- a CDS encoding glycoside hydrolase family 43 protein codes for the protein MRLLSLFLVFFMLLPVFSAGAEEDYSPSVEGIALGAVNARTAVHDPSIIAADGAYYIFGSHMAAARSENLRSWTVVATGYYSGNRVWGDIFAEDSHVFDYAGGPSSLIPTDDRRHHVWAPDVIYNKTMGKYVMYYCTSSTWNASNICFGISDSVEGPYTWQGRIVCSGFDKRIAAQTDAAQVVGEDWIKSRYLTLAGGYNFREWPNAIDPSVFYDADGRMWMVYGSWSGGIFILEIDPATGYAIHPEADDAAGIDPYFGKRLLGGGHHSIEGPYILYDEAAGWYYLFVSYGELQAHGGYQIRVFRSRTPDGEYEDMNGTRPGKSAHAPFGLKLSGNYILPSVRTAYMATGHNSALIDADGKRYICYHTRFANGSEGHLPMVKQYGLNAEGWPCPLPYATRKEDLPDTVDPASVPGRYYVINQGTYISDKIAEPFILYLRGDGTVGGETLSGTWHVEDGSAFLRLSLGGTEYSGILARMQDDAGTEVSVFSAVGNNESIWGVKYDE
- a CDS encoding LacI family DNA-binding transcriptional regulator, translated to MGKDPNRPVTLQDIAKATGYTINTVSRALKDKDDISRETCAYIQRVAREMGYVRNYLASSLRSGRTKTLAMIAGSMMNPFYAILMDLIQREAVQYGYTLFILCSQDDPEAELKAVQMALSRQVDGILITPCSFESPALSLLRESHIPFVLLSRFQEGSRDDCVYCNDEEGGYLAARHLIETGHRKVAMLSHRQVVFSSRKRFTGFRQACLDAGIPEEDIGYACLQDPDEILAQLKAWIAAGFNGLFSFCDVEAWGTITLLENNGFRVPDDLHVIGFDNILGYINFTKPICSVDCHLQDEARIAIELIRNRIHDPSLPPQQVIIPVDFVSRCR
- a CDS encoding DegV family protein, producing MWHLVSDTSSDLYTVEGGEGVFDFATIPFSIRIGGKEYMDDENINIDEMLTANENHAEQAQTSCPSPEEFGEKFRAPGPVIAFTISSALSGTYNSACIARDMILEEEPDKQIAVIDSKATGPEEAMLILKARDLILAGTPFAEIESALNQAAAKIHTIFALSSYHNLIKSGRVSRLIGFIAGHLGFWGIGIGSDEGEIVIRGKARGEKSMVRFLVDEIARIGLAGKEILISHCMNSESAQLLKKALEERFEGIRVAIMATRGLDSFYAERHGLIIGF
- a CDS encoding ABC transporter ATP-binding protein, translated to MKRLLKYLKPYRRTFVICLVLVLALTGLELVKPIIIGDAIDRYITGEKSEVLLVEGREQWEAGEQAEERYSGVLKAGALYLGVVLLLFAFTRIQTLMLQKMGQDIIYDIRNELFTHVEKLTMRFFDTTPVGKIVTRLTNDVEAINEVFSNILVKLFRNVVKMIGLAVIMIAMNPRMALYSFVLVPVVAVMTLVFRLISRRTYRLMRTRLAALNTFLSEHLSGMKIIRVFGREERKYREFEEKNDSLYKASFREMMVFAVFRPGIILLSVIALMIIMVTGGAEVLGGTITIGTLYIFLQYINSFYQPIQELAEQFTSLQSAISASEKIFTLLDTKPAIAEEDHPVILPEIRGKITFDHVWFSYSGKEDDWVLKDVSFTIEPGQSVAFVGATGAGKSSILNLIGRYYDIQKGTIRIDDTDIRKMSREQIRRAVGQVQQDVFLFTGDIASNIRLRDETISDEAIREAAKEVNAARFIDRLPDGYATRVTERGATYSAGQRQLLSFARTLAYDPAILILDEATANIDTETEQWIQEAVTRLMKGRTSIMVAHRLSTIQHCDRIIVMHHGRIRETGTHQELLALDGIYKKLYQLQLS
- a CDS encoding ABC transporter ATP-binding protein — protein: MARELKLAFHYVGKYWWRYILGLAALFLVDQVNANVPLLSGELTDGLTAGTLDMGGVWGIAIRLLGMGAAINIGRFLWRFFLFGSARMTERDLRGRLFSHLENMSMSWYNEHKTGDLMARFTNDLGAIRGLLGGTMVTTFDATVMLILVLMNMIRFVSIKLTLVAVIPLIVIIFGNIWFGKQMHRRFLARQEAFSGLTDQVQEAISGIRVIKGFVQERKELAAFAKANDNSREKNLNVVRLMALVLPLLDLIVGISLLLTLVYGGRLAIFGEITIGQFVAFNSYVTMLIWPMIAVGESISGLSQGLASLRRISSILDEKPEIVDEGDPAVTSLKGDIEFRDLTFRYPGAPEDHPALEHVSVHVPAGETLAVIGRTGCGKTTMMNLLERLWDTEDPDMIRVDGHPLRKIPLQVLHRDIAYVPQDSFLFSDTIHNNIAFGVEAATEAETMEAAKAADVHENIMEFPDKYQTLLGERGVTVSGGQKQRISIARALMKNAPVLILDDSLSAVDTDTEERILTRLKEARRGKTTLIIAHRISTIQHADHILVLEDGKPAEYGTHDELMARGGLYRSIYDKQQLEKQLQEDHPDLPEVETAGGETV
- a CDS encoding L,D-transpeptidase, yielding MRRPFALLLLIILLCPVTGLAGSDDFLLGVKPAPSDITPAYRSEYRPSHENCYWCTPMNLDDEEAVWGMLTAPVTVLDINMNKQTVLYAEPDESGEAIGMVTGQSQALHVLEQYDNGWSLVETYSTSFHDSKVKNFNAFVTGYIQTKKLKQVKVNQNYGIIIDKLTQRLYLFKDGHLETSLAVSTGLYNSKQPYNETRSGEYLIIYTKTGALIDGNMHCDYALKFNAADYLHEVPYITNADGTKNYKPYEPKLGSRASHGCIRTQKNKNADGYSMKILADLIKKRKDTNCVKMVIWEDYEGREVMIPDDDTPLYYNPNGGSMYHSVADCASVKKKFLPLTQFTYGELDESPYSKLTICPYCMPTPRKADLEAINQEHQDSSPGDVMSYHNK